A genomic stretch from Penaeus vannamei isolate JL-2024 chromosome 6, ASM4276789v1, whole genome shotgun sequence includes:
- the LOC113815370 gene encoding uncharacterized PE-PGRS family protein PE_PGRS54 isoform X32, with product MEGSSRVLLSLLVAGLAVLPHLVNARSPTPNIHICHSLTCPEQDAFYAHPTFCTDYVHCVAGVPYVKKCPSNLNFNAVKGACDHPRDAHCTPFKTSCELTSPFVPGGVTDDLVTCDCEGPCIKPHPYRCDAFYHCDAAGVEHLTKCPGDLMFNAMVEQCDLPENTKCEPAPSCSCDNCRYPSSEKCSAYWLCEGGQAVQHFCSNGLLFNRDTSQCDLAINVDCSEGAWEEGAFLETACVDRRLDCPKFVKDGGCQCSGSNCDWQSFVLRNCPKSCGSCKVNKMISKRTFALEEKGLKRKHHSSKESGSKESGSKESGSKESGSKESGSKESGSKESGSKESGSKESGSKESGSKESGSKESGSKESGSKESGSKESGSKESGSKESGSKESGSKESGSKESGSKESGSKESGSNESHKPGHSHECGGNGGSGSGGGGGDGGSGGGGGDGGSGGGGGDGGSGGDGGSGGGGGSGGDGGNGGEGGNGGNNGNGGSGGGSGGGGEGGNGVGGGSGSGGGDGGNGGSGGSGGGSGGGGEGGNGGGGGSGSGGGDGGNNGNGGSGGGSGGGGEGGNGGGGGSGSGGGDGGNNGNGGSGGGSGGGGEGGNGGGGGSGSGGGDGGNGGSGGSGGGSGGGGEGGNGGGGGSGSGGGDGGNNGNGGSGGGSGGGGEGGNGGGGGSGSGGGDGGNNGNGGSGGGSGGGGEGGNGGGGGSGSGGGDGGNNGNGGSGGGSGGGGEGGNGGGGGSGSGGGDGGNNGNGGSGGGSGGGGEGGNGGGGGSGSGGGDGGNGGSGGSGGGSGGGGDEDCQDNEVDCVYWAANNDCICKPTDGDCSWQYYVSATCPKSCGTCGNGGGGGDGGNGGGGGDGGNGGGGGDGGDGGNGGSIDGCVIDCSLGKYLPHPTDCRKFIQCAPYGPEEMPCAPGTVWNQQKLTCDHEWASPCVTGSYLTPEGLPCGGGSGGDGGNGGGGGDGGNGGGGGDGGNGGGGGDGGDGGNGGSIDGCVIDCSLGKYLPHPTDCRKFIQCAPYGPEEMPCAPGTVWNQQKLTCDHEWASLCVTGSYLTPEGLPCGGGSGGDGGNGGGGGDGGNGGGGGDGGNGGGGGDGGNGGGGGDGGNGGGGGDGGNGGGGGDGGNGGGGGDGGDGGNGGSISGCVIDCSLGKYLPHPTDCRKFIQCAPYGPEEMPCAPGTVWNQQKLTCDHEWASPCVTGSYLTPEGLPCGGGSGGDGGNVGGGGDGGNGGGGGDGGNGGGGGDGGNGGGGEDGGNGGGGGDGGNGGGGGDGGNGGGGGDGGNGGGGGDGGNEGGGGDGGNGGGGGDGGDGGNGGSIDGCVIDCSLGKYLPHPSDCRKFIQCAPYGPEEMPCAPGTVWNQQKLTCDHEWASPCVTGSYLTPEGLPCGGGSGGDGGNGGGGGDGGNGGGGGDGGNGGGGGDGGNGGGGGDGGNGGGGGDGGNGGGGGDGGDGGNGGSIDGCVIDCSLGKYLPHPTDCRKFIQCAPYGPEEMPCAPGTVWNQQKLTCDHEWASPCVTGSYLTPEGLPCGGGSGGDGGNGGGGGDGGNGGGGGDGGNGGGGGDGGNGGGGGDGGNGGGGGDGGNGGGGGDGGNGGGSGGGDGGNGGGGGDGGNGGGGGDGGNGGGGGDGGNGGGGGDGGNGGGGGDGGNGGGGGDGGNGGGGGDGGNGGGGGDGGNGGGDGGEDCPLSCPEKEGLFPHPRDCKKWIHCSHNIPFVKKCPFHLHFNPVQRVCDWPFRAQCIAAPDADCQIPEPVLPTEPPNVKPDICDCECCLRPHPEDCTAYYYCEPNASAEFHTCSEGLVFNPQLSQCVLQVDYPQCQPEKPPTCDPTCECLYPAHSCSEYYKCNGDGIPVKYECTGGLYFNDQKHTCDLPENVSCEERRKRSEIDPVTEQHYILPEECKDLQGMYAIRDRPSSYYLCSHGVAFEMRCPDGGVFSSKAKKCILRK from the exons GATCCCCGACTCCGAACATACATATCTGTCACAGCCTGACCTGCCCTGAACAGGACGCCTTCTACGCGCACCCGACCTTCTGCACAGACTACGTCCACTGCGTCGCCGGCGTCCCATATGTCAAG AAATGCCCTTCAAACCTGAACTTCAACGCTGTGAAGGGGGCGTGCGACCACCCGAGGGACGCCCACTGCACGCCCTTCAAGACGTCCTGCGAGCTGACGAGCCCTTTCGTCCCAGGAGGCGTGACAGACGACCTCGTGACGTGTGACTGCGAAGGCCCCTGCATCAAGCCGCACCCGTACCGCTGCGATGCCTTCTACCACTGCGACGCT GCGGGCGTGGAGCACCTTACGAAGTGTCCCGGAGACTTGATGTTCAACGCGATGGTTGAACAATGTGATCTGCCGGAGAACACCAAATGTGAACCGGCGCCCTCCTGTTCCTGTGACAACTGCCGGTACCCTTCGTCCGAAAAGTGCTCTGCTTACTGGCTGT GTGAGGGTGGCCAAGCAGTTCAGCATTTCTGCAGTAACGGCCTTCTCTTCAACCGTGACACGTCACAGTGCGATCTGGCCATCAATGTAGACTGTAGCGAAGGGGCCTGGGAAGAAGGTGCTTTCCTGGAGACGGCCTGCGTTGACCGACGTTTGGACTGTCCAAAGTTTGTGAAGGATGGAGGGTGTCAGTGCAGTGGAAGTAACTGCGACTGGCAGTCGTTTGTTCTTAGGAACTGTCCAAAATCCTGTGGCAGCTGCAAAGTAAACAAAATGATTAGCAAGAGGACATTTGCCTTAGAAGAAAAAGGACTTAAAAGAAAGCATCATAgtagcaaagagtctggaagcaaggagtctggaagcaaagagtctggaagcaaggaatccggaagcaaagagtctggaagcaaagagtctggaagcaaagagtctggaagcaaggaatccggaagcaaagagtctggaagcaaagagtctggaagcaaggaatccggaagcaaagagtctggaagcaaagagtctggaagcaaggaatccggaagcaaagagtctggaagcaaggagtccggaagcaaagagtctggaagcaaggagtccggaagcaaagagtctggaagcaagGAGTCCGGAAGCAAGGAGTCCGggagcaaagagtctggaagtaATGAAAGCCACAAACCAGGCCATAGTCATGaatgtggtggtaatggtggatcTGGAagcggaggaggcggtggagacggtggaagcggaggaggcggtggagacggtggaagcggaggaggcggtggagacgGTGGAAGCGGTGGAGACGGTGGAAGCGGAGGAGGCGGTGGAAGCGGAGGAGACGGTGGAAacggaggagaaggtggaaacgGTGGAAACAACGGcaatggaggaagtggaggtggatcaggaggcggaggagaaggaggcaacgGTGTAGGTGGaggcagcggaagtggaggaggagacggtggGAATGGCggcagtggaggaagtggaggtggatcaggaggcggaggagaaggaggcaacggtggaggcggaggcagcggaagtggaggaggagacggtggAAACAACGGcaatggaggaagtggaggtggatcaggaggcggaggagaaggaggcaacggtggaggtggaggcagcggaagtggagggggagacggTGGAAACAACGGCAATGGAGGAAGTGGCGGTGGatcaggaggcggaggagaaggaggcaacggtggaggcggaggcagcggaagtggaggaggagacggtggAAATGGCggcagtggaggaagtggaggtggatcaggaggcggaggagaaggaggcaacggtggaggcggaggcagcggaagtggaggaggagacggtggAAACAACGGcaatggaggaagtggaggtggatcaggaggcggaggagaaggaggcaacggtggaggcggaggcagcggaagtggaggaggagacggtggAAACAACGGcaatggaggaagtggaggtggatcaggaggcggaggagaaggaggcaacggtggaggtggaggcagcggaagtggaggaggagacggtggAAACAACGGcaatggaggaagtggaggtggatcaggaggcggaggagaaggaggcaacggtggaggcggaggcagcggaagtggaggaggagacggcGGAAACAACGGcaatggaggaagtggaggtggatcaggaggcggaggagaaggaggcaacggtggaggcggaggcagcggaagtggaggaggagacggtggAAATGGCggcagtggaggaagtggaggtggatcaggaggcggaggagatgaAGACTGTCAAGATAACGAAGTGGACTGCGTGTACTGGGCAGCAAACAATGATTGCATATGCAAGCCCACAGATGGAGACTGCTCATGGCAATACTACGTGTCTGCAACATGTCCAAAGAGCTGTGGTACTTGTGGAaacggaggtggcggtggagacggcggaaacggaggtggcggtggagacggcggaaacggaggtggcggtggagacgGTGGTGATGGAGGAAATGGTGGAAGCATTGACGGTTGCGTCATTGACTGCTCCCTCGGAAAGTATCTGCCACATCCAACTGACTGCCGCAAGTTCATCCAGTGTGCCCCGTATGGTCCCGAAGAGATGCCTTGTGCTCCTGGAACGGTCTGGAACCAACAGAAACTCACCTGTGATCACGAATGGGCTTCTCCTTGTGTGACAGGCAGCTACTTGACTCCAGAAGGTCTACCatgtggaggaggtagtggtggagacggcggaaacggag gtggcggtggagacggcggaaacggaggtggaggcggagacggcggaaacggag gtggcggtggagacgGTGGTGATGGAGGAAATGGTGGAAGCATTGACGGTTGCGTCATTGACTGCTCCCTCGGAAAGTATCTGCCACATCCAACTGACTGCCGCAAGTTCATCCAGTGTGCCCCGTATGGTCCCGAAGAGATGCCTTGTGCTCCTGGAACGGTCTGGAACCAACAGAAACTCACCTGTGATCACGAATGGGCTTCTCTTTGTGTGACAGGCAGCTACTTGACTCCAGAAGGTCTACCatgtggaggaggtagtggtggagacggcggaaacggaggtggaggcggagacgGCGGAAACGGAG gtggcggcggagacggcggaaacggaggtggcggtggagacggcggaaacggag gtggcggtggagacggcggaaacggaggtggcggtggagacggcggaaacggaggtggaggcggagacggcggaaacggag gtggcggtggagacgGTGGTGATGGAGGAAATGGTGGAAGCATCAGCGGTTGCGTCATTGACTGCTCCCTCGGAAAGTATCTGCCACATCCAACTGACTGCCGCAAGTTCATCCAGTGTGCCCCGTATGGTCCCGAAGAGATGCCTTGTGCGCCTGGAACGGTCTGGAACCAACAGAAACTCACCTGTGATCACGAATGGGCTTCTCCTTGTGTGACAGGCAGCTACTTGACTCCAGAAGGTCTACCATGTGGAGGAGGTAGTGGCGGAGACGGCGGAAATGTAGGTGGAGGCGGAGACGGCGGAAACGGAGGTGGCGGCGGAGACGGCGGAAacggaggtggcggaggagacggcggaaacggaggtggaggcgaagacggcggaaacggaggtggcggtggagacggcggaaacggag gtggcggtggagacggcggaaatggaggtggcggtggagacggcggaaacggaggtggcggtggagacgGCGGAAATGAAGGTGGCGGTGGAGACGGCGGAaacggaggtggcggtggagacgGTGGTGATGGAGGAAATGGTGGAAGCATCGACGGTTGCGTCATTGACTGCTCCCTCGGAAAGTATCTGCCACATCCATCTGACTGCCGCAAGTTCATCCAGTGTGCCCCGTATGGTCCCGAAGAGATGCCTTGTGCTCCTGGAACGGTCTGGAACCAACAGAAACTCACCTGTGATCACGAATGGGCTTCTCCTTGTGTGACAGGCAGCTACTTGACTCCAGAAGGTCTACCatgtggaggaggtagtggtggagatggcggaaatggaggtggaggcggagacggcggaaacggaggtggcggcggagacggcggaaacggaggtggcggtggagacggcggaaacggag gtggcggtggagacggcggaaacggaggtggcggtggagacggcggaaacggaggtggcggtggagacgGTGGTGATGGAGGAAATGGTGGAAGCATTGACGGTTGCGTCATTGACTGCTCCCTTGGAAAGTATCTGCCACATCCAACTGACTGCCGCAAGTTCATCCAGTGTGCCCCGTATGGTCCCGAAGAGATGCCTTGTGCTCCTGGAACGGTCTGGAACCAACAGAAACTCACCTGTGATCACGAATGGGCTTCTCCTTGTGTGACAGGCAGCTACTTGACTCCAGAAGGTCTACCatgtggaggaggtagtggtggagacggcggaaacggaggtggaggcggagacggcggaaacggaggtggcggtggagacggcggaaacggaggtggcggtggagacggcggaaacggaggtggcggtggagacggcggaaacggaggtggcggaggagacggcggaaacggaggtggtggtggagacggcggaaacggaggtggaAGTGGCGGTGGAGATggcggaaacggaggtggaggtggagacggcggaaacggaggtggcggtggagacggtggaaacggaggtggcggtggagacggcggaaacggaggtggcggtggagacggcggaaacggaggtggcggtggagacggcggaaacggaggtggcggtggagacggcggaaacggaggtggcggtggagatggcggaaatggaggtggaggtggagacggcggaaacggaggtggtgatggaggtgaagaTTGTCCATTGTCGTGTCCAGAAAAAGAAGGTCTTTTCCCTCATCCCCGGGATTGTAAGAAATGGATTCATTGTTCCCACAACATACCTTTTGTCAAGAAGTGTCCCTTCCATCTTCATTTCAATCCCGTCCAACGAGTATGTGACTGGCCATTTAGAGCCCAGTGTATTGCTGCTCCTGATGCTGACTGTCAGATTCCAGAACCTGTGCTTCCCACAGAGCCCCCTAATGTAAAACCTGACATTTGTGACTGTGAATGCTGCCTCAGACCTCATCCAGAGGATTGCACAGCCTACTATTACTGTGAG CCAAACGCAAGCGCCGAATTCCACACCTGTTCCGAAGGGCTCGTGTTCAACCCGCAGTTAAGTCAGTGTGTTCTTCAAGTAGATTATCCGCAGTGTCAGCCTGAGAAACCTCCAACATGCGACCCTACATGTGAATGTCTGTACCCTGCTCACAGCTGCTCAGAATACTACAAAT GTAATGGCGATGGCATTCCTGTTAAATATGAGTGTACAGGAGGGCTTTACTTCAACGACCAGAAACACACGTGTGACCTCCCTGAAAATGTTTCCTGTGAGGAGCGACGTAAAAGAAGTGAAATAGACCCTGTAACGGAACAACACTACATCTTAC cggAGGAGTGTAAGGATCTGCAAGGAATGTATGCCATTAGAGACAGACCAAGTTCGTATTACCTTTGCAGTCACGGCGTAGCCTTTGAAATGCGGTGTCCAGATGGCGGCGTTTTCTCAAGCAAAGCCAAGAAATGCATCTTAAGGAAGTAA